From Brassica oleracea var. oleracea cultivar TO1000 chromosome C3, BOL, whole genome shotgun sequence, a single genomic window includes:
- the LOC106330123 gene encoding RNA-binding protein 42-like, which translates to MDLIAKRSPLTPPGLYLFSIDFVQKLVGSVHIFKAHSPEFSNCVTNNHIYTQAHQLFQRDAQTITPEALENVKAALASSETEHKAETKKRAIPRKAAGQSWEDPTLAEWPENDYRLFCGDLGNEVNDDVLSKAFARFPTFNMAKVIRDKRTGKTKGYGFVSFLDPADLAAALKEMNGKYVGNRPIKLRKSSRKERTDQEAAERQKHHNNKKQKTVKKKSVLHK; encoded by the exons ATGG ACCTAATCGCGAAAAGATCG CCACTTACTCCACCTGGTCTTTATTTGTTTAGTATTGATTTTGTTCAGAAACTAGTGGGCTCGGTCCATATATTTAAAGCCCATTCTCCAGAATTTTCTAATTGTGTAACTAACAATCATATATATACACAGGCACATCAGTTGTTCCAGAGAGATGCACAAACTATCACACCAGAAGCGCTTGAGAATGTGAAAGCTGCTTTGGCTAGTAGCGAAACCGAACACAAAGCGGAGACTAAGAAGAGAGCTATTCCTCGTAAAGCTGCTGGACAGTCTTGGGAGGATCCTACTCTTGCAGAGTGGCCAGAAA ATGACTATCGCCTGTTTTGTGGTGATCTTGGGAATGAAGTAAATGATGATGTTCTTTCCAAGGCGTTTGCTCGATTCCCAACCTTCAATATGGCCAAA GTCATTAGAGACAAGCGAACTGGTAAAACCAAGGGTTATGGGTTTGTGAGTTTCTTAGATCCTGCGGATCTAGCTGCTGCCCTTAAAGAAATGAATG GTAAGTATGTTGGGAACCGTCCCATAAAACTAAGAAAGAGTAGCAGGAAAGAGAGAACAGACCAGGAGGCTGCAGAAAGACAAAAG CATCACAACAATAAGAAACAAAAGACGGTGAAGAAGAAGAGCGTACTCCACAAGTAA
- the LOC106334011 gene encoding diphthine--ammonia ligase-like produces the protein MKVVALVSGGKDSCYVMMKCIQHGHEIVALANLLPVDELDSYMYQTVGHQIIVTYAECMNVPLFRRRIIGSSRHQKLSYQMTPEDEVDDMFVLLSEVKRQIPKTLQTSNIN, from the exons ATGAAGGTTGTGGCTTTAGTGAGTGGCGGCAAAGATAGCTGCTATGTCATGATGAAGTGTATCCAACACGGTCACGAG ATCGTTGCATTGGCGAACTTGTTACCGGTTGATGAGCTGGACAGCTACATGTATCAAACT GTAGGCCACCAGATTATTGTGACCTATGCAGAATGCATGAATGTGCCATTGTTCAGAAGGAGAATCATAGGTTCTTCCAG GCATCAGAAACTAAGCTACCAAATGACTCCAGAAGATGAAGTGGATGATATGTTTGTGTTGCTGAGTGAAGTGAAGAGACAGATACCTAAAACACTACAAACATCAAATATAAATTAA